One region of Flavobacterium pisciphilum genomic DNA includes:
- a CDS encoding DUF5686 and carboxypeptidase-like regulatory domain-containing protein produces the protein MKRIIILSLFFIFAFVNGIFAQTKVSGIVLDKSNQPIPFANVVFKGTNIGIVSNEDGRFYLESPNTYTTIVVASAGFSEKEITLEKAVNYNFKVVLNEAESLNEVVIYTGKTSKKNNPALDILRKIWERKRKNGLYQFKQYQMEKYEKVEFDMNTIDSAFMKNKIFKGMEFIFKQVDTSRVTGKTYLPIFINESLYDVYGDNNIKKVKEIIKGSKTSGFNNNQQILAFVKDLYSDYNIYDNHLTFFDKSFTSPLSTTGIDVYNYVLKDSTFIDNKWCYNIVFYPRRKNELTFKGDFWVNDTTFAIKKINMAVTKSANINWVKDIYIEQEFDVVSDSIFLLTRDYMMSDFALNKKENSKGVYGKRTSSYRDHKFNIPKPTAFYKEEVNYIDNEVYNRPDEYWEENRFEKLTKDEQGVYKMLDTLQTVKRFKQLYSLVSILGSGYIEFPKFDYGPIFSTFGYNEVEGLRVRVGGRTYFGPNDPWRLQAYTAYGFDDNKFKYGLSGKWMVDKKNRLIISGGNRRDVEQIGASLTTTNDVLGRSFASSALFTTGSNGKLTNINLTNVAAEIEPIKNLTFQVGLSYRTLESASNTFSLDYYTTMPSVTNPGGVIANGVKQSEANIQIEYTPNRKTIGFGVERNNVDSPFSRFFINYSHGFKGVLGSDFKYEKVQLYYKQPIIIGPLGRTNLILETGKTFGTIPLGLMSVIPGNQTYFTIENTFSNLNFYEFVTDQYTTLQWDHNFGGRLFARIPFMRKLNWREIIGAKAVYGTISDANRAINASGLEYVAPENIYWEYSAGIGNIFKVFRIDFSWRGSYLNAPDASKFAVKGSFGFYF, from the coding sequence ATGAAAAGAATAATTATACTCAGCCTGTTTTTTATATTCGCATTTGTGAATGGCATTTTTGCACAAACAAAAGTGAGTGGAATCGTCTTAGATAAATCCAATCAGCCAATTCCGTTTGCAAACGTAGTTTTTAAAGGAACCAATATTGGAATCGTTTCCAATGAGGACGGGCGTTTTTATTTAGAATCGCCAAATACTTATACTACTATCGTTGTTGCTTCGGCAGGCTTTTCGGAAAAAGAAATTACACTAGAAAAAGCAGTTAACTACAATTTTAAAGTTGTTTTGAACGAAGCCGAAAGTTTAAACGAGGTAGTAATTTATACTGGTAAGACTTCGAAAAAAAATAATCCAGCGTTGGATATTCTTAGAAAAATCTGGGAAAGAAAACGTAAAAATGGATTGTACCAGTTTAAACAATACCAGATGGAGAAGTACGAAAAAGTGGAATTCGATATGAATACCATTGATAGTGCTTTTATGAAGAACAAAATTTTTAAAGGAATGGAGTTCATCTTTAAGCAAGTAGATACTTCTAGGGTTACAGGAAAAACATATTTGCCTATTTTTATAAATGAATCTTTGTATGATGTATATGGAGATAATAATATAAAGAAAGTAAAAGAGATTATAAAAGGAAGTAAAACCTCTGGATTTAATAATAATCAGCAAATATTAGCTTTTGTAAAAGATCTGTATTCCGATTATAATATTTATGATAATCACCTTACCTTTTTCGATAAAAGTTTTACAAGTCCATTGTCTACAACGGGGATTGATGTGTATAACTATGTTCTAAAAGACAGTACATTTATAGATAATAAATGGTGTTATAATATTGTCTTTTATCCGAGACGTAAAAACGAATTGACTTTTAAAGGAGATTTTTGGGTAAATGATACCACATTTGCGATCAAGAAAATTAATATGGCAGTTACAAAAAGTGCTAATATTAACTGGGTAAAAGATATTTATATTGAGCAAGAATTTGACGTTGTAAGTGATTCTATTTTCCTTCTTACGAGGGATTATATGATGTCGGATTTTGCTTTAAACAAAAAAGAAAACTCTAAAGGAGTGTATGGAAAGAGAACTTCATCTTACAGAGATCATAAGTTTAATATACCAAAACCAACTGCTTTTTATAAAGAAGAAGTTAACTATATAGATAACGAAGTATATAATAGACCGGATGAATACTGGGAAGAGAATCGTTTCGAAAAACTGACCAAAGACGAACAAGGAGTTTATAAAATGCTTGATACCTTGCAAACAGTCAAGAGATTTAAACAACTCTATAGTTTGGTTTCAATACTGGGTAGTGGTTATATAGAGTTTCCGAAATTTGACTACGGACCTATATTCTCAACATTTGGATATAATGAAGTCGAAGGCCTTCGTGTGCGAGTTGGAGGAAGAACGTATTTTGGTCCAAATGATCCATGGCGTTTACAAGCCTACACCGCTTATGGTTTTGATGATAATAAATTTAAATACGGACTTTCAGGGAAATGGATGGTCGATAAAAAGAATCGTCTTATTATCTCGGGAGGAAATAGGAGAGATGTGGAACAAATAGGAGCTAGTTTAACAACAACCAATGATGTCTTAGGGCGAAGCTTTGCTTCATCGGCTTTATTTACAACAGGAAGTAATGGGAAATTAACGAATATTAATTTAACCAATGTCGCTGCCGAAATAGAACCAATCAAGAACCTAACATTTCAAGTAGGATTATCATACCGTACGTTAGAATCTGCTTCGAATACGTTTAGTTTAGATTATTATACAACTATGCCTTCAGTAACAAATCCTGGGGGAGTTATAGCAAATGGAGTAAAACAATCAGAAGCAAATATCCAGATAGAATACACTCCAAATCGTAAAACAATCGGTTTTGGTGTCGAAAGAAATAATGTAGATAGTCCGTTTAGTAGATTCTTTATTAATTATAGTCATGGATTTAAAGGAGTATTGGGCAGTGATTTCAAATACGAAAAAGTTCAGTTGTATTATAAGCAACCTATAATTATTGGGCCTCTTGGACGCACGAATCTTATTTTAGAAACAGGAAAAACATTCGGAACAATACCGTTAGGGTTAATGAGTGTGATTCCTGGAAATCAAACTTATTTTACAATCGAAAATACATTTAGTAATTTAAATTTCTATGAGTTTGTAACCGATCAATATACAACTCTACAATGGGATCATAATTTTGGAGGACGACTTTTTGCCCGAATCCCATTTATGCGAAAACTCAATTGGAGAGAAATTATTGGAGCTAAGGCAGTTTACGGAACCATATCTGATGCCAATAGAGCCATTAATGCTTCGGGATTAGAATATGTTGCACCCGAAAACATATATTGGGAGTACAGTGCAGGAATTGGAAATATCTTTAAAGTATTCCGTATTGATTTCTCTTGGAGAGGTAGTTATTTAAACGCACCCGATGCTAGCAAATTTGCAGTAAAAGGATCTTTCGGATTCTACTTCTAG
- a CDS encoding pyruvate dehydrogenase complex E1 component subunit beta, translated as MRTIQFREAICEAMSEEMRHDESIYLMGEEVAEYNGAYKASKGMLAEFGEKRVIDTPIAELGFTGIAVGSAMNGCRPIVEYMTFNFCLVGIDQIINNAAKMRQMTGGQFNVPIVFRGPTASAGQLGATHSQALENWFANTPGLKVVVPSTPYDAKGLLKSAIRDNDPVIFMESEQMYGDKGEVPDGEYTIPLGVADVKREGTDVTIVSFGKIIKEAFIAADELAKEGISCEIIDLRTVRPMDKDAILASVKKTNRLVVLEEAWPFASISSEITYIVQEQAFDFLDAPIQRITTADTPAPYSPVLLKDWLPNAGDVIKAVKKVMYKK; from the coding sequence ATGAGAACAATACAATTTAGAGAGGCCATTTGTGAAGCGATGAGCGAAGAAATGCGTCACGATGAATCCATATATTTAATGGGCGAAGAAGTTGCAGAATATAATGGTGCATACAAAGCATCAAAAGGTATGCTTGCTGAGTTTGGTGAAAAAAGAGTAATTGATACACCAATTGCAGAACTTGGTTTTACAGGAATTGCAGTTGGATCTGCAATGAATGGTTGTCGTCCAATTGTAGAATATATGACTTTCAACTTCTGTTTAGTTGGTATTGATCAAATTATAAATAATGCTGCCAAAATGCGTCAGATGACAGGAGGACAATTTAATGTGCCTATCGTTTTTCGTGGACCAACTGCTTCAGCAGGTCAATTAGGAGCAACACACTCTCAAGCTTTAGAAAACTGGTTTGCAAACACACCAGGTCTTAAAGTTGTAGTACCATCTACACCTTATGACGCAAAAGGACTTTTGAAATCAGCTATTCGTGATAATGACCCTGTAATCTTTATGGAGTCAGAGCAAATGTATGGTGATAAAGGTGAAGTGCCAGACGGAGAATATACAATTCCTCTAGGAGTTGCTGATGTTAAACGTGAAGGAACTGATGTAACAATTGTGTCTTTTGGAAAAATTATAAAAGAAGCATTTATAGCAGCTGATGAATTGGCTAAAGAAGGTATCTCTTGTGAGATTATCGATTTAAGAACAGTTCGTCCAATGGACAAAGATGCTATCTTAGCTTCAGTTAAGAAAACAAATCGTTTAGTAGTTCTTGAAGAGGCTTGGCCATTTGCAAGTATATCTTCAGAGATTACATATATCGTACAAGAACAAGCGTTCGATTTCCTTGATGCGCCAATACAGCGTATCACAACTGCAGATACACCTGCACCTTACTCTCCGGTATTGCTTAAAGACTGGTTGCCAAATGCTGGTGATGTCATAAAAGCAGTAAAGAAAGTAATGTATAAAAAGTAA